The following are encoded in a window of Fusarium oxysporum f. sp. lycopersici 4287 chromosome 5, whole genome shotgun sequence genomic DNA:
- a CDS encoding histidyl-tRNA synthetase — protein MVIRDHIFNTITQVFKRHGGVTIDTPVFELREILAGKYGEDSKLIYDLADQGGEICSLRYDLTVPFARFLAMNKQIQNIKRYHIAKVYRRDQPAMTKGRMREFYQCDFDIAGTYDPMLPDAEVIRIITEVFEGLGWNGGYTIKLNHRKILDGIFQVCGVPEDKIRTISSAVDKLDKLPWADVRKEMTEEKGLDGEVADRIGEWVVLKGKQDLLQKLQSTESLAANESMKKGMEDLALLFEYLEAFGCLDRVSFDLSLARGLDYYTGLIYEVVTQGSAPEVTPGQENAESKPSKKKGKKGSEDDDRSDDPTVGVGSVAAGGRYDNLVGMFSGKSQIPCVGISFGVDRIFSITKAKMAAEKNAAVRNNDVDVYVMAFGQGYLKERMSVCAKLWESGIKAEFLYKVKPKLPAQFKAAEANGVPFAIFLGEDEVKSGKVKIKEMGLQEGHPEKEGILVSMSDMAKEIKVRLQRKRELDEMTRQAEGLRVVHGIKGDEVKDAEKKVEDAKPETTPAAVEATPGTEEPAPSNPTA, from the exons ATGGTTATCCGTGAccacatcttcaacaccatcacccaAGTCTTCAAGCGCCACGGAGGAGTCACGATCGATACCCCCGTCTTTGAGCTCCGAGAGATTCTCGCTGGAAAATATGGAGAGGACAGCAAGCTCATCTACGACCTTGCTGATCAAGGTGGTGAGATCTGCTCTCTGCGATATGACTTGACAGTCCCCTTTGCCCGCTTCCTCGCCATGAACAAGCAAATTCAAAACATCAAGAGATATCACATCGCCAAGGTCTACCGCCGAGACCAACCTGCCATGACCAAAGGTCGCATGCGAGAATTCTACCAGTGCGATTTCGATATTGCCGGCACCTACGACCCCATGCTGCCCGACGCCGAAGTCATCCGCATTATTACAGAAGTCTTTGAGGGACTTGGTTGGAACGGTGGATACACGATCAAGCTGAATCACCGAAAGATTCTTGACGGTATTTTCCAAGTCTGTGGAGTGCCTGAAGACAAGATCCGCACCATTTCCTCGGCCGTCGACAAGCTCGACAAGCTGCCTTGGGCTGATGTGCGAAAGGAGATGACCGAGGAAAAGGGACTTGATGGTGAGGTCGCTGACCGAATCGGAGAGTGGGTTGTtctcaagggcaagcagGATCTACTGCAGAAGCTTCAGAGCACAGAGAGCTTGGCCGCGAACGAATCCATGAAGAAGGGAATGGAAGATCTTGCTCTGCTGTTCGAGTACCTAGAGGCCTTCGGCTGCCTGGATCGAGTTTCTTTCGACCTCAGCTTGGCTCGAGGCCTCGATTATTACACCGGACTTATCTACGAGGTTGTCACCCAAGGCTCTGCTCCTGAGGTCACACCTGGGCAGGAGAATGCTGAGTCTAAGccttccaagaagaagggcaagaagggttCTGAGGATGACGACCGTTCCGATGACCCCACAGTCGGCGTAGGAAGTGTGGCTGCCGGTGGCCGGTACGACAACCTTGTTGGCATGTTCTCTGGCAAGAGCCAAATCCCCTGTGTCGGTATCTCCTTTGGCGTTGACAGGATCTTCTCTatcaccaaggccaagatggcCGCTGAGAAGAATGCTGCTGTCCGTAACAATGATGTCGATGTTTATGTCATGGCCTTTGGACAGGGATATTTGAAAGAACGCATGTCAGTGTGTGCCAAGCTGTGGGAGTCTGGAATCAAG GCAGAGTTCCTTTACAAAGTCAAGCCTAAGCTGCCGGCACAATTCAAGGCCGCCGAGGCGAACGGTGTGCCATTTGCTATCTTCCTCGGCGAAGATGAAGTCAAGTCAGGGAAGGTCAAGATTAAGGAGATGGGACTCCAAGAAGGTCATCCCGAGAAGGAGGGTATTCTTGTCAGTATGTCCGACATGGCTAAGGAGATCAAGGTTCGGCTTCAACGCAAGCGGGAGCTTGACGAGATGACCAGGCAAGCCGAGGGCCTGAGGGTTGTCCATGGTATCAAGGGCGATGAGGTAAAGGATGCGGAGAAAAAGGTTGAGGATGCCAAGCCTGAAACCACACCAGCAGCAGTCGAAGCGACTCCAGGAACGGAAGAGCCAGCTCCCAGTAATCCGACAGCATAA
- a CDS encoding histidyl-tRNA synthetase — protein MRPKSAPIKSLSLSRITARPLSSTPACRCPPSCLALTRRYRHSKFLSLDPSITVFSLPRYASSSSSPSNPTTTLESPTSLEMAPKNKFELKTPKGTKDWEGKDMVIRDHIFNTITQVFKRHGGVTIDTPVFELREILAGKYGEDSKLIYDLADQGGEICSLRYDLTVPFARFLAMNKQIQNIKRYHIAKVYRRDQPAMTKGRMREFYQCDFDIAGTYDPMLPDAEVIRIITEVFEGLGWNGGYTIKLNHRKILDGIFQVCGVPEDKIRTISSAVDKLDKLPWADVRKEMTEEKGLDGEVADRIGEWVVLKGKQDLLQKLQSTESLAANESMKKGMEDLALLFEYLEAFGCLDRVSFDLSLARGLDYYTGLIYEVVTQGSAPEVTPGQENAESKPSKKKGKKGSEDDDRSDDPTVGVGSVAAGGRYDNLVGMFSGKSQIPCVGISFGVDRIFSITKAKMAAEKNAAVRNNDVDVYVMAFGQGYLKERMSVCAKLWESGIKAEFLYKVKPKLPAQFKAAEANGVPFAIFLGEDEVKSGKVKIKEMGLQEGHPEKEGILVSMSDMAKEIKVRLQRKRELDEMTRQAEGLRVVHGIKGDEVKDAEKKVEDAKPETTPAAVEATPGTEEPAPSNPTA, from the exons ATGAGGCCAAAATCAGCCCCAATCAAATCCCTTTCCCTGAGCCGCATTACGGCAAGACCACTGTCGTCCACACCTGCCTGTCGGTGTCCGCCTTCCTGCCTTGCTCTTACTCGGAGGTATCGTCATTCAAAgttcctcagccttgacccCTCCATCACAGTCTTTTCCCTGCCCCGCtacgcttcttcttcctcttcccctTCAAACCCCACCACCACTCTAGAGTCTCCCACATCACTCGAAATGGCGCCCAAGAATAAATTCGAGCTCAAGACCCCCAAGGGTACAAAGGACT GGGAGGGAAAGGATATGGTTATCCGTGAccacatcttcaacaccatcacccaAGTCTTCAAGCGCCACGGAGGAGTCACGATCGATACCCCCGTCTTTGAGCTCCGAGAGATTCTCGCTGGAAAATATGGAGAGGACAGCAAGCTCATCTACGACCTTGCTGATCAAGGTGGTGAGATCTGCTCTCTGCGATATGACTTGACAGTCCCCTTTGCCCGCTTCCTCGCCATGAACAAGCAAATTCAAAACATCAAGAGATATCACATCGCCAAGGTCTACCGCCGAGACCAACCTGCCATGACCAAAGGTCGCATGCGAGAATTCTACCAGTGCGATTTCGATATTGCCGGCACCTACGACCCCATGCTGCCCGACGCCGAAGTCATCCGCATTATTACAGAAGTCTTTGAGGGACTTGGTTGGAACGGTGGATACACGATCAAGCTGAATCACCGAAAGATTCTTGACGGTATTTTCCAAGTCTGTGGAGTGCCTGAAGACAAGATCCGCACCATTTCCTCGGCCGTCGACAAGCTCGACAAGCTGCCTTGGGCTGATGTGCGAAAGGAGATGACCGAGGAAAAGGGACTTGATGGTGAGGTCGCTGACCGAATCGGAGAGTGGGTTGTtctcaagggcaagcagGATCTACTGCAGAAGCTTCAGAGCACAGAGAGCTTGGCCGCGAACGAATCCATGAAGAAGGGAATGGAAGATCTTGCTCTGCTGTTCGAGTACCTAGAGGCCTTCGGCTGCCTGGATCGAGTTTCTTTCGACCTCAGCTTGGCTCGAGGCCTCGATTATTACACCGGACTTATCTACGAGGTTGTCACCCAAGGCTCTGCTCCTGAGGTCACACCTGGGCAGGAGAATGCTGAGTCTAAGccttccaagaagaagggcaagaagggttCTGAGGATGACGACCGTTCCGATGACCCCACAGTCGGCGTAGGAAGTGTGGCTGCCGGTGGCCGGTACGACAACCTTGTTGGCATGTTCTCTGGCAAGAGCCAAATCCCCTGTGTCGGTATCTCCTTTGGCGTTGACAGGATCTTCTCTatcaccaaggccaagatggcCGCTGAGAAGAATGCTGCTGTCCGTAACAATGATGTCGATGTTTATGTCATGGCCTTTGGACAGGGATATTTGAAAGAACGCATGTCAGTGTGTGCCAAGCTGTGGGAGTCTGGAATCAAG GCAGAGTTCCTTTACAAAGTCAAGCCTAAGCTGCCGGCACAATTCAAGGCCGCCGAGGCGAACGGTGTGCCATTTGCTATCTTCCTCGGCGAAGATGAAGTCAAGTCAGGGAAGGTCAAGATTAAGGAGATGGGACTCCAAGAAGGTCATCCCGAGAAGGAGGGTATTCTTGTCAGTATGTCCGACATGGCTAAGGAGATCAAGGTTCGGCTTCAACGCAAGCGGGAGCTTGACGAGATGACCAGGCAAGCCGAGGGCCTGAGGGTTGTCCATGGTATCAAGGGCGATGAGGTAAAGGATGCGGAGAAAAAGGTTGAGGATGCCAAGCCTGAAACCACACCAGCAGCAGTCGAAGCGACTCCAGGAACGGAAGAGCCAGCTCCCAGTAATCCGACAGCATAA
- a CDS encoding histidyl-tRNA synthetase, giving the protein MRPKSAPIKSLSLSRITARPLSSTPACRCPPSCLALTRRYRHSKFLSLDPSITVFSLPRYASSSSSPSNPTTTLESPTSLEMAPKNKFELKTPKGTKDWEGKDMVIRDHIFNTITQVFKRHGGVTIDTPVFELREILAGKYGEDSKLIYDLADQGGEICSLRYDLTVPFARFLAMNKQIQNIKRYHIAKVYRRDQPAMTKGRMREFYQCDFDIAGTYDPMLPDAEVIRIITEVFEGLGWNGGYTIKLNHRKILDGIFQVCGVPEDKIRTISSAVDKLDKLPWADVRKEMTEEKGLDGEVADRIGEWVVLKGKQDLLQKLQSTESLAANESMKKGMEDLALLFEYLEAFGCLDRVSFDLSLARGLDYYTGLIYEVVTQGSAPEVTPGQENAESKPSKKKGKKGSEDDDRSDDPTVGVGSVAAGGRYDNLVGMFSGKSQIPCVGISFGVDRIFSITKAKMAAEKNAAVRNNDVDVYVMAFGQGYLKERMSVCAKLWESGIKVG; this is encoded by the exons ATGAGGCCAAAATCAGCCCCAATCAAATCCCTTTCCCTGAGCCGCATTACGGCAAGACCACTGTCGTCCACACCTGCCTGTCGGTGTCCGCCTTCCTGCCTTGCTCTTACTCGGAGGTATCGTCATTCAAAgttcctcagccttgacccCTCCATCACAGTCTTTTCCCTGCCCCGCtacgcttcttcttcctcttcccctTCAAACCCCACCACCACTCTAGAGTCTCCCACATCACTCGAAATGGCGCCCAAGAATAAATTCGAGCTCAAGACCCCCAAGGGTACAAAGGACT GGGAGGGAAAGGATATGGTTATCCGTGAccacatcttcaacaccatcacccaAGTCTTCAAGCGCCACGGAGGAGTCACGATCGATACCCCCGTCTTTGAGCTCCGAGAGATTCTCGCTGGAAAATATGGAGAGGACAGCAAGCTCATCTACGACCTTGCTGATCAAGGTGGTGAGATCTGCTCTCTGCGATATGACTTGACAGTCCCCTTTGCCCGCTTCCTCGCCATGAACAAGCAAATTCAAAACATCAAGAGATATCACATCGCCAAGGTCTACCGCCGAGACCAACCTGCCATGACCAAAGGTCGCATGCGAGAATTCTACCAGTGCGATTTCGATATTGCCGGCACCTACGACCCCATGCTGCCCGACGCCGAAGTCATCCGCATTATTACAGAAGTCTTTGAGGGACTTGGTTGGAACGGTGGATACACGATCAAGCTGAATCACCGAAAGATTCTTGACGGTATTTTCCAAGTCTGTGGAGTGCCTGAAGACAAGATCCGCACCATTTCCTCGGCCGTCGACAAGCTCGACAAGCTGCCTTGGGCTGATGTGCGAAAGGAGATGACCGAGGAAAAGGGACTTGATGGTGAGGTCGCTGACCGAATCGGAGAGTGGGTTGTtctcaagggcaagcagGATCTACTGCAGAAGCTTCAGAGCACAGAGAGCTTGGCCGCGAACGAATCCATGAAGAAGGGAATGGAAGATCTTGCTCTGCTGTTCGAGTACCTAGAGGCCTTCGGCTGCCTGGATCGAGTTTCTTTCGACCTCAGCTTGGCTCGAGGCCTCGATTATTACACCGGACTTATCTACGAGGTTGTCACCCAAGGCTCTGCTCCTGAGGTCACACCTGGGCAGGAGAATGCTGAGTCTAAGccttccaagaagaagggcaagaagggttCTGAGGATGACGACCGTTCCGATGACCCCACAGTCGGCGTAGGAAGTGTGGCTGCCGGTGGCCGGTACGACAACCTTGTTGGCATGTTCTCTGGCAAGAGCCAAATCCCCTGTGTCGGTATCTCCTTTGGCGTTGACAGGATCTTCTCTatcaccaaggccaagatggcCGCTGAGAAGAATGCTGCTGTCCGTAACAATGATGTCGATGTTTATGTCATGGCCTTTGGACAGGGATATTTGAAAGAACGCATGTCAGTGTGTGCCAAGCTGTGGGAGTCTGGAATCAAGGTTGGTTGA